A portion of the Musa acuminata AAA Group cultivar baxijiao chromosome BXJ1-1, Cavendish_Baxijiao_AAA, whole genome shotgun sequence genome contains these proteins:
- the LOC135679848 gene encoding FT-interacting protein 3-like, which translates to MSSYKLGVEVVSAHDLMPKDAQGSSSPFVELQFSGQRFRTTTKERNLNPVWNERFHFNIPNLGSLPQLALEASVYSMSKASQPRSFLGKVSISGTTFVPYADAVVTQHPLEKRGMFSRVKGELRLKVFLTVDPSPNSSDPVPKADTPSQASQTAAKEVDQKKQSSAPAKEQQNPKVVMFSSSAPSQQPLDYALKETRPLLGRGADKPATTYDLVEQMQYLFVRVVKARDLPSGDAKGSVEVRVGDYKGTTKQFEKQQNPAWNEVFAFSKERMEAPVLEVVVVVNGKDDPVGVVRFDLTDVPTRVPPNGPLAPEWYRLDDKKGEKTKGELMLAVWFGTQADESFPEAGLPDATAPVDASHIRSKVYHAPRLWYVRVNVIEAQDIVMADKSRFPDVYVKAQVGNQESRTRTVATRAHNPIWNEDLMFVAAEPFDDDLILSVRDSVAPNKDEVIGSAIVPLGSVERRLDDGIIHGRWFNLEKPQQKKNKDKDKISCRIHLRLCLEGGYHVLDESASCSSDLRPTAKQLWKPSVGLLELGILNAMGIHPMKTREGKGTSDTYCVAKYGHIWVRTRTVLNSLFPRYNEQYMWEVFDPDTVLTIGVFDNCHLGEKGSNGNNKDAMVGKIRIRLSTLETGRVYTHSYPLLVLQPSGLKKMGELQLAIRFSTTSLVSMMCMYAQPLLPSMHYVRPLTGMQREFLRRQAIQVVAARLSRTEPPLRKEVVEYMCDVDSHKWSMRRSKANYHRLLSVVAAAADGIKWFGDVCAWKNPITTSVVHLLFLLLVCFPELILTAMFMYLFLVGICNYRYRPRHPPHMNTQLSYAEAAIPDEIEEEFDTYPSGGKPEAVRMRYDRLRGVAANVQTVLGELASQGERVQALLSWRDPRATAMFVVFCLVAALVLYTTSLQVLATFAGLYLMRHPKFRGRVPPAPVNFFVRLPTRADSMI; encoded by the coding sequence ATGAGCAGCTACAAGTTGGGTGTGGAAGTTGTGAGCGCCCATGACCTGATGCCCAAGGACGCGCAAGGTTCTTCCAGCCCGTTCGTGGAGCTTCAATTCAGTGGCCAGAGATTTCGTACCACCACCAAGGAGAGAAACCTTAATCCGGTCTGGAACGAGCGCTTCCACTTCAACATCCCGAACCTTGGTTCTCTCCCTCAGCTCGCCCTCGAAGCTTCCGTCTACAGCATGAGCAAAGCTTCACAACCCCGGTCGTTCCTCGGCAAGGTTAGCATATCCGGAACCACTTTCGTCCCCTACGCAGATGCTGTGGTCACGCAGCACCCACTGGAGAAACGTGGAATGTTTTCGCGTGTAAAGGGAGAGCTCCGCCTCAAAGTGTTCCTCACCGTTGATCCCTCACCGAATTCTTCCGACCCTGTTCCCAAAGCTGATACTCCGAGTCAAGCTTCTCAAACAGCTGCCAAAGAGGTCGACCAGAAGAAACAATCTTCTGCTCCGGCCAAAGAGCAACAGAACCCCAAGGTGGTCATGTTCTCCTCATCGGCTCCCTCTCAGCAGCCACTGGACTATGCACTGAAAGAAACTCGCCCTTTACTCGGTCGTGGTGCTGACAAACCGGCCACCACGTATGATCTCGTGGAGCAGATGCAGTACCTCTTTGTGCGCGTCGTGAAGGCACGAGATCTTCCGTCCGGGGACGCTAAAGGAAGTGTTGAAGTGAGAGTGGGTGACTACAAGGGGACTACGAAGCAATTCGAGAAGCAGCAGAACCCGGCATGGAATGAGGTGTTCGCGTTCTCCAAGGAGCGGATGGAGGCACCGGTTcttgaggtggtggtggtggtcaacGGAAAGGATGACCCTGTAGGGGTCGTACGCTTTGACCTGACCGACGTCCCGACACGTGTTCCCCCGAATGGTCCACTGGCTCCAGAGTGGTACCGGCTGGATGACAAGAAGGGGGAGAAGACGAAGGGCGAGCTCATGCTCGCGGTCTGGTTCGGGACCCAAGCGGATGAGTCGTTCCCGGAGGCAGGGCTTCCGGACGCAACGGCTCCCGTCGATGCCTCTCACATCAGGTCAAAAGTCTACCATGCGCCGAGGCTATGGTACGTCCGAGTCAACGTGATCGAGGCACAGGATATCGTGATGGCCGACAAGTCCCGGTTTCCCGATGTCTACGTCAAGGCTCAAGTCGGCAACCAGGAGTCGAGGACGAGGACGGTCGCGACGCGGGCACACAACCCCATCTGGAACGAAGACCTCATGTTCGTGGCGGCGGAACCCTTCGACGACGACCTCATCCTTTCTGTCCGAGACAGCGTGGCACCAAACAAGGACGAGGTGATAGGCAGCGCCATCGTCCCTCTGGGGTCCGTCGAGAGGCGGCTCGACGACGGCATCATCCATGGCCGGTGGTTCAACCTAGAGAAGCCTCAGCAGAAGAAGAACAAGGACAAGGACAAGATTTCTTGCCGGATTCACCTTCGTCTCTGCCTGGAAGGTGGATATCATGTGCTCGATGAGTCCGCCAGCTGCAGTAGCGATCTCAGACCGACGGCCAAGCAGCTGTGGAAGCCATCGGTGGGGTTACTCGAGCTCGGCATACTTAACGCAATGGGGATTCATCCCATGAAGACCCGAGAAGGGAAGGGGACGTCGGATACCTACTGCGTAGCAAAGTACGGCCACATATGGGTGCGTACTCGTACCGTACTCAACAGCCTGTTCCCCAGATACAACGAGCAGTACATGTGGGAGGTGTTCGATCCAGACACGGTTCTCACGATTGGTGTCTTCGACAATTGCCACCTGGGGGAGAAGGGTTCCAATGGCAACAACAAGGACGCGATGGTCGGCAAGATAAGGATACGTCTGTCGACCCTCGAAACAGGCCGTGTGTACACACACTCGTACCCGCTCCTGGTTCTGCAACCCTCGGGGCTTAAGAAGATGGGCGAGCTCCAACTCGCCATACGGTTCTCGACCACATCGTTGGTCAGCATGATGTGCATGTACGCACAGCCTCTGCTGCCAAGTATGCATTACGTACGGCCGCTGACCGGGATGCAGCGGGAGTTTCTGCGGCGCCAGGCCATCCAAGTCGTGGCCGCACGACTCAGCAGGACGGAGCCACCCCTGAGGAAGGAAGTGGTGGAGTACATGTGCGATGTGGACTCTCACAAATGGAGCATGCGACGGAGCAAAGCAAATTACCACAGGCTTCTGTCGGTGGTCGCGGCTGCGGCCGACGGGATCAAATGGTTTGGGGATGTTTGCGCGTGGAAGAACCCCATCACCACCTCGGTGGTGCACCTGCTGTTCTTACTGCTGGTGTGCTTCCCGGAGCTGATACTGACGGCGATGTTCATGTACCTGTTCTTGGTGGGCATTTGTAACTACAGGTATCGGCCACGGCATCCTCCGCACATGAACACCCAGCTTTCTTATGCGGAGGCGGCGATTCCGGATGAGATCGAGGAGGAGTTCGACACGTATCCTAGCGGCGGGAAGCCAGAGGCCGTTCGAATGAGGTACGACAGGTTAAGGGGAGTCGCTGCAAACGTGCAAACGGTGTTGGGAGAACTGGCGAGTCAAGGGGAGAGGGTGCAGGCGTTGCTCAGCTGGAGGGATCCACGGGCGACGGCCATGTTTGTGGTGTTCTGCTTGGTGGCAGCACTTGTGCTGTATACTACCTCGTTGCAGGTGTTGGCTACCTTTGCAGGCCTCTATCTCATGCGCCATCCCAAATTTCGAGGTAGGGTTCCTCCTGCACCCGTTAACTTTTTCGTGAGATTGCCGACGAGGGCGGACAGCATGATCTAG